The genomic interval AAACTGGCTTCACATTCCGGTTGGATATCATGGTAGAAGTTCTACAATTGTACCTTCTGGAATTCCAGTTCACAGACCAATGGGACAAACTTTGCCTGCTGGACATGAAACACCTGTTTTTGGTGCTTCGCGATTAGTTGATTTTGAATTGGAAACTGCTTTTATTACTACTGATGTAAATGTAATGGGCGAAAACATTTCAACTTACGAAGCTGAAGATTACATTTTCGGAATGGTTTTACTAAATGATTGGAGCGCCCGCGATATGCAGAAATGGGAATATGTGCCTCTAGGACCATTTTTAGCAAAAAACTTTGCGACTTCAATTTCTCCGTGGATTGTTACGATGGATGCTTTGGAACCTTTTAGAACAAAAGGTCCTAAACAAGATCCTTCTCCTCTTCCTTATTTACAGACAAAAGGAAAAAAAGCTTTTGACATTCATTTAGAAGTTTCATTAAAACCTGAAGATCAGGAAGAAACTGTAATTTCAAAATCCAATTTCAAATACATGTACTGGTCAATGGCTCAGCAATTGACACACCATACATCAAATGGATGCCGAGTAAATTCTGGTGATATGATGGGTTCTGGAACAATTTCTGGACCAACTCCGGATAGTTTTGGTTCTATGTTGGAATTAACTTGGGGAGGAAAAAATCCGTTAAAATTAAGCGACGGAAGCGAGCGTAAATTTATTGAAGATAATGACACTGTTATTATTAGAGGTTTCTGCGAAAATGCTGAAGTTAGAATTGGTTTTGGTGAAGTTTCTAGCCAATTATTACCTCCTTTTACAAGACAATGAAGAGCAGATTTAGAATCTGAAAAAATATAGAAATAGAAAAACCTTGGTTATAGCCAAGGTTTTTTTATGCTTTTTTGCCAAAGATTAAAAAGATTAAAATGATTTTTTTTGAATGTCTTTAATCTCGCAAAGTTGCGAAGGCGCAAAGTTTCTCCCATTTTTGTCATTTCGACGAAAGGAGAAATCTCCACGAGAAGCTCGACAAAGATTAGTTTATTGTTGCGGAGTTACTTGCGGAGATTTCTCCTTTCGTCGAAATGACAAATAGTACGCTTTATTTATACTTATACTTTGCGGGGCTTCGACTTCGCTCAGCCTGACAAAAGCATAAAAACTTTGCGCCTTCGCAACTTTGCGAGATTAAATCTTTACAATACTTTGACGAAAATCTTTGCGTGGGCTTCGACTTCGCTCAGCCTGACAAAAGCACAAAAACTTTGCAACTTTGTACCTTTGTCTCTTTGCTCCTATTTATTAAGCCGGAATCTGTTGGCTCAAACAATGCAAAGTTCCGAATCCCCAAATGAAATCAATACAGCTGATTCCGATTACTTCTCTGTCAGGGAAACATTCTGACAATATATTTAAAGCTACACGATCGTTACTATCATTAAATGTCGGCACTAAAACGCAATTATTCAAAATCAAGAAATTAGCATAACTTGCTGGCAATCTTAAATCTTCAAAATCAACTCGTTTTGGCATTGGAAGCGCAACAATAACAGGAGATTTTCCGTTCTCTAATTTTGCATTTTGA from Flavobacterium sp. YJ01 carries:
- the fahA gene encoding fumarylacetoacetase, which encodes MPITANDTSRKSWLEVPENSDFPIQNIPFGVFLTKENVVTVGTRIGDYAIDLGALQQLNYFEGIDLTDDMFMQDTLNDFISDGKKTWRLVRNRIADIFDETNPQLRDSTKHRDIVIFKIDDVEMQLPVLIGDYTDFYSSREHATNVGKMFRDPENALLPNWLHIPVGYHGRSSTIVPSGIPVHRPMGQTLPAGHETPVFGASRLVDFELETAFITTDVNVMGENISTYEAEDYIFGMVLLNDWSARDMQKWEYVPLGPFLAKNFATSISPWIVTMDALEPFRTKGPKQDPSPLPYLQTKGKKAFDIHLEVSLKPEDQEETVISKSNFKYMYWSMAQQLTHHTSNGCRVNSGDMMGSGTISGPTPDSFGSMLELTWGGKNPLKLSDGSERKFIEDNDTVIIRGFCENAEVRIGFGEVSSQLLPPFTRQ